A single genomic interval of Lathyrus oleraceus cultivar Zhongwan6 chromosome 7, CAAS_Psat_ZW6_1.0, whole genome shotgun sequence harbors:
- the LOC127101455 gene encoding ABC transporter I family member 17 isoform X1, which produces MSSVLEHLLDVEEHQQQQHVDFTKPKFQIKNLTKDSDDGKIHILKGITVDIPKGVIVGIIGPSGSGKSTLLRALNRLWEPPSSSVFLDGQDICHIDVLSLRRKVAMLFQLPALFEGTVADNVRYGPQLRGVKLTDDEVGRLLTMADLDASFMDKSGADLSVGQAQRVALARTLANSPEVLLLDEPTSALDPISTENIEDALMKLNKNKGMTLIMVSHSIKQIQRMADVVCLVVDGEIVEVLKPDQLSQAKHPMARRFLELSS; this is translated from the exons ATGTCTTCTGTCTTAG AGCACTTGTTGGATGTGGAAGaacatcagcaacaacaacatgTAGACTTCACCAAACCCAAATTCCAGATAAAAAATCTAACAAAAGATTCCGATGATGGAAAAATTCATATACTCAAAGGCATCACCGTTGATATTCCAAAGGGTGTGATCGTTGGGATCATTGGCCCTAGTGGTAGCGGCAAGTCAACTCTCTTAAGGGCTTTGAATCGCCTCTGGGAGCCACCTTCCTCCTCCGTCTTCCTCGACGGTCAAGATATCTGCCATATCGACGTTCTTTCCCTCCGCCGTAAGGTCGCCATGCTGTTTCAGCTTCCTGCTCTCTTTGAAG GGACAGTTGCGGACAACGTGAGATATGGTCCACAACTGAGAGGAGTAAAGCTAACAGACGATGAGGTGGGGAGGTTGCTGACAATGGCGGATCTGGATGCTTCTTTCATGGATAAATCTGGTGCTGATCTCTCTGTAGGTCAGGCTCAAAGAGTGGCACTTGCAAGAACTCTAGCTAACTCACCGGAG GTTTTGCTGTTGGATGAGCCTACTAGTGCATTAGATCCAATATCGACAGAAAACATAGAAGATGCTTTGATGAAGTTGAACAAGAACAAAGGCATGACATTGATAATGGTTTCTCATAGCATCAAACAAATTCAAAGAATGGCTGATGTAGTGTGTTTGGTTGTTGATGGTGAAATTGTTGAAGTTCTTAAGCCTGATCAATTATCTCAAGCTAAGCATCCAATGGCAAGAAGGTTTCTTGAACTAAGTTCTTAG
- the LOC127101458 gene encoding ERAD-associated E3 ubiquitin-protein ligase component HRD3A, whose amino-acid sequence MPTAKFFLSLLSFSLLTLSATARPYVLVLSQEDFKDELPSDPDSSPEWDEFGDSDSHKSEEDLDPGSWRQIFEPSSTEPQPQPQSDTEALYYSAVTKLMTGDARLIEEGSGEIETAAESGYPAAQSVLGFLWGMGLLRERSKQKAFVYHHFASEGGNMQSKMALAYTYTRQDMFDKSVKLYAELAEVAVNGFLISKDSPVIEPIRLHNGAEENKEALRKSKGEEDEDFQILEYQAQKGNAAAMYKVGLFYYFGLRGLRRDHSKALSWFLKAVEKGEPRSMELLGEIYARGAGVERNYTKAFEWLTLASKHHLYSAYNGIGYLYVKGYGVDSKNYTKAKEYFEKAADNDEVGGHYNLGVMYLKGIGVKRDVRLACKYFIVAANNGQPKAFYQLAKIFHLGVGFKKNVPLATALYKLVAERGPWSSLSRWALEAYLKGDVGRAYMLYSRMAEMGYEVAQSNAAWILDKYGERSMCMGDSGLCTDAERHQRAHSLWWQASEQGNEHAALLIGDAYYYGRGTVRDYDRAAEAYLHAKSQSNAQAMFNLGYMHEHGQGLPLDLYLAKRYYDEALEHDPAAKLPVTLALTSLWVRMNHADSILVHIIDSLPDVYPKLEAWVENVLLEEGNATILTLFACLLTVLYLRERQRRQAAVVVGEVAQPNLPNELGMPALMR is encoded by the exons ATGCCCACCGCCAAGTTCTTTCTCTCTCTTCTCAGTTTCTCTCTCCTCACCCTCTCCGCCACCGCCCGCCCCTACGTTCTCGTCCTCTCCCAAGAAGACTTCAAAGACGAACTCCCTTCCGATCCAGATTCCTCCCCCGAGTGGGATGAGTTCGGCGACTCCGACTCACATAAGTCTGAAGAGGATCTCGACCCTGGATCATGGCGCCAAATCTTCGAGCCATCCTCCACCGAGCCACAACCTCAACCCCAATCCGATACGGAGGCACTCTACTACTCCGCCGTGACCAAGCTTATGACGGGGGATGCGAGGTTAATTGAAGAAGGCTCCGGTGAGATTGAGACGGCTGCGGAATCTGGATACCCGGCGGCACAATCAGTGTTAGGGTTTTTGTGGGGAATGGGGCTTTTGAGAGAGAGGAGCAAACAGAAAGCATTTGTTTATCATCATTTTGCTTCAGAGGGTGGCAATATGCAATCCAAAATGGCTCTTGCTTATACCTACACTCGTCAAGAT ATGTTTGATAAATCGGTTAAGCTTTATGCTGAATTAGCAGAAGTGGCTGTAAATGGTTTTCTGATTTCGAAAGATTCTCCGGTGATTGAACCTATTAGGCTACACAATGGAGCTGAAGAGAACAAAGAGGCACTCAGAAAATCTAAAGGGGAAGAGGATGAGGACTTTCAGATTCTCGAGTATCAGGCACAGAAAGGGAATGCAGCTGCTATGTACAAAGTGGGCCTGTTTTACTACTTTGGGCTACGTGGATTGAGGCGCGACCATTCTAAGGCACTTTCGTGGTTCTTGAAGGCAGTGGAGAAGGGAGAGCCTCGCTCCATGGAACTTCTCGGAGAGATATATGCGAGGGGAGCAGGTGTTGAGAGAAACTATACAAAAGCCTTTGAATGGCTTACTCTTGCATCTAAGCATCACCTCTACTCTGCTTATAATGGGATTGGGTATTTGTATGTCAAAGGCTATGGAGTCGACAGCAAAAATTACACTAAA GCAAAAGAGTATTTTGAAAAGGCTGCTGATAATGACGAGGTTGGTGGCCATTATAACCTAGGTGTCATGTATCTCAAGGGGATTGGAGTGAAAAGAGATGTGAGGTTGGCCTGTAAATATTTTATAGTGGCTGCCAACAACGGTCAACCGAAGGCTTTCTACCAGCTTGCAAAGATTTTTCATCTTGGTGTTGGCTTCAAGAAGAACGTTCCATTG GCTACTGCCTTATACAAATTAGTTGCAGAACGAGGTCCATGGAGCTCTTTGTCCAGATGGGCACTGGAAGCATACTTAAAAGGTGATGTTGGTAGGGCATATATGTTGTATTCAAGAATGGCTGAGATGGGCTATGAGGTGGCACAAAGTAATGCTGCTTGGATTCTTGATAAATATGGAGAACGAAGCATGTGCATGGGTGACTCTGGACTTTGCACTGACGCAGAAAGGCATCAGCGGGCACATTCTTTGTGGTGGCAAGCTTCCGAGCAGGGTAACGAACATGCTGCTTTACTAATTGGAGACGCATATTACTATGGCCGG GGAACTGTCAGGGATTATGACCGAGCTGCTGAGGCTTACTTGCATGCCAAATCGCAATCTAATGCACAAGCCATGTTCAATCTTGGGTACATGCATGAGCATGGCCAAGGGCTTCCCCTTGACCTCTATCTAGCCAAGCGTTACTATGATGAAGCTCTAGAGCATGATCCTGCAGCTAAGTTGCCAGTTACACTGGCTCTTACAAGCCTGTGGGTTCGAATGAACCATGCTGACAGTATATTG GTCCACATAATTGATTCTTTGCCAGATGTCTATCCAAAATTAGAAGCTTGGGTGGAGAATGTGCTTTTGGAGGAGGGAAATGCCACAATTCTAACCCTCTTTGCATGCCTCCTAACTGTGTTGTATCTGCGCGAGAGACAAAGACGGCAAGCTGCAGTTGTAGTTGGCGAGGTTGCTCAGCCAAATCTCCCTAACGAGCTTGGAATGCCAGCACTCATGAGATAG
- the LOC127101459 gene encoding protection of telomeres protein 1b, translating into MSVRLRNSNRNDYKLLRLRDAHSCINQRVNIIAIVLEFGLPKTTRGTDQCCTLRLIDETHHQIGMAVNIFTENAESLPHVAAAGDIIQLCNVTLRTHIKEVNAVFYKNSSSFALYRGNGDDDDDFVPYQVYSKVFLRDEDKMRINMLRKWLVNFQIPAESSDFPMLREIKEGHFNLAGKILHCWEALKDNWFVYVWDGTDTPPNAITSMLEDEINHPLPLQLESLPLPRDVLCTLPTVGSILRIAFELPIEKNHLNVLKSGKWAQFINIRLKVYAGLWYGVFTSHSKLRHTPNEDRLIAERQRLYDDRISLKSRNMPIGSMPQSIDSLPESLCITKVNHDHVRHLTLMDVLTHSEVTAKFKCVVRVVAAVPYQGEKFCTPAGKYMMRLTLEDPTARIHAFVVDEDGETLFDGYPGTANVKRKLNRLLGVTECDDSIVVNDRPRNPAWVSVCIKSYYVSKSDVWGSRNFRIFDTKIVDGP; encoded by the exons ATGTCAGTTAGGTTAAGGAATAGTAATAGGAATGATTACAAATTACTCCGATTACGAGACGCTCATTCTTGTATCAATCAGAGAGTTAACATCATAGCCATTGTTCTTGAGTTTGGTCTCCCCAAAACAACTAGAGGCACTG ATCAGTGTTGTACCCTAAGATTGATTGATGAAACTCATCACCAAATCGGTATGGCTGTTAATATTTTTACTGAAAATGCTGAAAGTCTTCCCCATGTTGCTGCTGCTGGAGATATAATTCAGCTTTGTAATGTTACG TTAAGGACGCATATTAAGGAAGTAAATGCTGTTTTCTACAAAAACTCTTCCTCTTTTGCCTTATATAGAGGGaatggtgatgatgatgatgattttgtcCCTTACCAAGTTTATTCAAAAGTTTTCCTCAGAGACGAGGACAAAATGCGCATAAACATGCTTCGAAAATGGTTGGTCAATTTTCAGATTCCTGCAG AGTCAAGTGATTTTCCTATGCTAAGAGAAATCAAAGAAGGTCACTTTAATTTGGCCGGCAAG ATACTTCATTGCTGGGAGGCTTTGAAAGATAATTGGTTTGTCTATGTTTGGGACGGTACAGATACCCCGCCAAATGCCATAACTTCAAT GCTGGAAGATGAAATTAATCATCCACTTCCATTACAATTGGAATCTCTGCCTTTGCCAAGAGATGTACTATGTACTCTGCCTACTGTTGGCTCCATCTTGAGGATTGCTTTTGAACTACCCATAGAGAAAAATCATCTCAATGTTCTTAAAAGTGGTAAATGGGCCCAGTTTATCAACATACGTCTCAAAGTGTATGCAGGGCTGTGGTATGGTGTGTTTACCTCACATTCAAAGCTTCGACATACACCAAATGAAGACCGTCTCATAGCAGAACGTCAAAG GTTGTATGATGACCGCATATCGTTGAAATCAAGAAACATGCCTATTGGTAGCATGCCTCAGTCCATTGACAGCTTACCCGAGTCTTTATGTATTACAA AGGTTAATCACGATCATGTGCGGCATCTTACTTTAATGGATGTACTCACTCATTCAGAG GTGACAGCTAAGTTTAAGTGTGTTGTTCGAGTGGTAGCAGCAGTACCGTACCAAGGTGAAAAGTTCTGTACGCCTGCTGGGAAGTATATGATGAGACTGACCCTAGAGGATCCAACAGCTAGAATCCATGCTTTTGTAGTTGATGAAGATGGG GAGACTCTTTTTGATGGTTATCCCGGCACTGCAAATGTGAAACGGAAGTTGAACAGATTACTTGGAGTAACTGAATGTGATGACAGTATTGTGGTAAATGATAGGCCAAGAAATCCAGCATGGGTGAGTGTTTGTATTAAATCATACTATGTCTCAAAAAGTGATGTATGGGGAAGTAGAAACTTTAGAATATTTGACACCAAAATAGTGGATGGCCCTTGA
- the LOC127101455 gene encoding ABC transporter I family member 17 isoform X2: protein MLFQLPALFEGTVADNVRYGPQLRGVKLTDDEVGRLLTMADLDASFMDKSGADLSVGQAQRVALARTLANSPEVLLLDEPTSALDPISTENIEDALMKLNKNKGMTLIMVSHSIKQIQRMADVVCLVVDGEIVEVLKPDQLSQAKHPMARRFLELSS, encoded by the exons ATGCTGTTTCAGCTTCCTGCTCTCTTTGAAG GGACAGTTGCGGACAACGTGAGATATGGTCCACAACTGAGAGGAGTAAAGCTAACAGACGATGAGGTGGGGAGGTTGCTGACAATGGCGGATCTGGATGCTTCTTTCATGGATAAATCTGGTGCTGATCTCTCTGTAGGTCAGGCTCAAAGAGTGGCACTTGCAAGAACTCTAGCTAACTCACCGGAG GTTTTGCTGTTGGATGAGCCTACTAGTGCATTAGATCCAATATCGACAGAAAACATAGAAGATGCTTTGATGAAGTTGAACAAGAACAAAGGCATGACATTGATAATGGTTTCTCATAGCATCAAACAAATTCAAAGAATGGCTGATGTAGTGTGTTTGGTTGTTGATGGTGAAATTGTTGAAGTTCTTAAGCCTGATCAATTATCTCAAGCTAAGCATCCAATGGCAAGAAGGTTTCTTGAACTAAGTTCTTAG